One genomic window of Ziziphus jujuba cultivar Dongzao chromosome 4, ASM3175591v1 includes the following:
- the LOC107405257 gene encoding putative zinc finger A20 and AN1 domain-containing stress-associated protein 8: protein MDPGLCANGCGFYGSAEKRNLCSKCYSIFLKDHTISKSKANIDLQQENDNTKQPLIILKENNDQVRAHDNSEKQTCGDIKRCKTCNKKVGLTGFKCRCGDVFCSRHRFPEQHACKVDYKSAGRQILAKQNPVCKADKLDYRV from the coding sequence ATGGATCCGGGTCTTTGTGCAAATGGGTGTGGGTTTTATGGATCTGCAGAGAAAAGAAACTTGTGCTCCAAGTGCTACTCAATTTTTCTCAAAGACCACACGATTTCTAAATCAAAAGCAAACATTGATCTCCAACAAGAAAACGACAACACGAAACAGCCATTAATAATTCTGAAGGAAAACAATGATCAAGTCAGAGCTCATGATAATTCAGAGAAACAAACATGTGGTGATATAAAGAGGTGCAAGACCTGCAACAAGAAAGTGGGTCTGACCGGATTCAAGTGCCGCTGTGGCGATGTTTTCTGCAGCCGCCATCGATTCCCGGAACAACACGCTTGCAAAGTCGATTACAAGTCGGCCGGCCGGCAAATTTTGGCCAAACAAAATCCGGTTTGCAAGGCTGATAAGTTGGACTACAGGGTTTAA
- the LOC107405261 gene encoding uncharacterized protein LOC107405261 isoform X1 produces the protein MKIEAKKSFIEIQDDDDDDDDDFLSQVAAVEAHALANKRRKVTLSQNAAVPNSRANHIQAKDDAMVDGLYTAALKGNKTLNLQSTSSHPGRRVKVVATENDNVFGGDHRSNDGNSCFKCGKVGHWARDCDATGGGGGQFGNYVGDPSIPEKTCPCGSGTCLVLTANTEKNRGRKFYKCPIRQENGGCGFFEWVDNASGANFMAGGEAQNNYASDSSYPDLQCPCGAGFCLILTAKTGKNAGQQFYRCPLSQGGSCNFFKWCNESTASAGLPVSASKVHYNNASDEKNKSYSVRTGSSCFKCGKEGHWAKDCSIPSINSSTGFGGRSVSLGTCSKCGKPGHWARDCSFC, from the exons ATGAAGATCGAAGCCAAAAAATCCTTCATCGAAATCCAAgatgacgacgacgacgacgacgacgacttCCTTTCTCAGGTGGCGGCGGTCGAGGCCCACGCGCTTGCCAACAAGCGCCGGAAAGTCACGCTGTCCCAAAATGCCGCCGTTCCTAATTCCCGGGCGAATCATATTCAGGCCAAAGACGACGCCATGGTCGACGGTTTGTACACAGCGGCTCTCAAAGGAAACAAAACCCTCAACTTGCAGAGCACGAGCTCTCATCCTGGAAGAAGAGTCAAGGTTGTTGCCACCGAAAACGACAACGTTTTTGGCGGTGACCATCGATCAAACGATGGCAATTCGTGCTTCAAATGCGGCAAAGTGGGACACTGGGCCCGCGATTGCGATGCTACCGGAGGAGGAGGAGGGCAGTTTGGTAATTATGTTGGTGACCCGTCGATTCCTGAGAAAACTTGTCCCTGTGGATCAGGGACCTGTTTGGTTCTGACCGCAAATACCGAGAAGAATAGGGGTCGGAAGTTTTACAAATGCCCCATTCGACAG GAAAATGGGGGTTGTGGCTTCTTTGAGTGGGTTGACAATGCTTCTGGAGCCAATTTCATGGCCGGTGGTGAGGCCCAAAACAATTATGCATCTGATTCTTCCTACCCTGATCTTCAATGCCCCTGTGGTGCTGGTTTTTGCCTCATCTTAACGGCAAAAACAGGCAAAAATGCTGGCCAGCAATTCTATCGGTGTCCTTTAAGCCAG GGAGGTTCATGCAATTTCTTCAAGTGGTGCAATGAGTCTACTGCATCAGCTGGTCTTCCCGTCAGTGCCTCTAAGGTCCATTATAATAATGCAAgtgatgaaaaaaacaaaagctacAGTGTTAGAACTGGTTCTTCCTGTTTCAAATGTGGAAAGGAAGGGCACTGGGCGAAAGACTGTTCCATCC